CTGGTTGATAGTCTAATTCTTTAGCATAATCTTCTGGAAGTTCGCCAGCAAACGCTTTAAGCATGTTAGCGGCTAATTCTGGGTTAGCTTGTTGGTAGTCAGCAAATAATGCTTCCCATGCTGTATAGGCTTCTTTTCCTCTTTGTTGAACTTTTACTTTAAAGAGCTTTTGAGCTTCTTCTGGGACAGTGAAGGCTTCATAATCCCAACCATATTTAACTTTTGTTTGTTCCCAATCTTCTGAACCCAATGGACTACCATGAACTTTATGTGTGCCTTCATTGACTGAACCAAAACCAATAATGGTTTTCACTTCAATAATTGTCGGCTGATTGGTGTTCGCTTTAGCTGTAGCAATCGCTTGTTCAATGCTGTTTAAATCATTACCATCATTAACAAGCAAATATTGCCAGCCAATCGCTTCAAAACGGCCTTTAATATCTTCAACAAAGGCTTTATTTAAATCGCCGTCTAAAGAAATATCATTACTATCATACAAGAAAATTAATTTGCCTAGCTCTTGTTTTCCAGCAAATGATGTCGCTTCATAAGCAATACCTTCCATTAAATCGCCATCACTAACAATCGCATAGGTATAATGGTCAATCACTTTATGATCATCCGTATTATATAATGCAGCCGTATGTGTTTCAGCTATAGCCATCCCAACGGCTTGAGCAACCCCTTGTCCTAATGGACCGGTTGTTGCTTCAACACCTTCTGTATGTTTAACCTCTGGGTGTCCAGGCGTTTTGCTGTTCAATTGACGGAAATTTTTCAAATCATCCATCGTTACATCAAAACCAGCTGTATGTAACAAACTATACAATAATGCCGAACCATGTCCCGCAGATAAAACAAAGCGATCACGGTTAATCCAATCCGCATTTTCTGCCGTCACATTTAAATGCCCTGCCCATAAAGCATAGGCCATTGGCGCTGCTCCCATAGGTAAGCCAGGGTGACCTGAATTGGCTTTTTCAACTTGATCTACACTTAAGGCACGTAGGGTATTAACGGCTATCGTATCATTTTCAGTAAACATAAACATCCTCCAATATTTTATTGTATTAGCTAACTGACAAGCAACATAACTTTTCGATGATGAAACTGTATTTATAAACAATTGTAATGGAGCAATGACATCTTTTCAAGTTTTCTTCTCAAAAGATAAATAAATTTCATTGCTTTTCAGGAGCATCCTTACTTAATTCTAATTTAACCGCTTAATCTTCTTGCCGATATTTTTTCATCATAGTGGCAAATATCTCGGCTGATGAAGGGGGTGTATAGGTAATTGAATTAGCGCCTGCAGCAATGGTCGCCAAAATCGTTTCTCCTGACGGCCCACCCGTAGCGATAATGGGAATCGTTTGACTATAATTTTTGCGAATATAACTCACTACTTCAGCGGTATTGGGTCCGGCAGAGACATTTAGTATATCGGCTCCCGCCTCAATTTTACCGGCCATATCATCTTTCATACTAGAAATAGTTGCCACTAAAGGTATATCG
This window of the Fundicoccus culcitae genome carries:
- the tkt gene encoding transketolase; this translates as MFTENDTIAVNTLRALSVDQVEKANSGHPGLPMGAAPMAYALWAGHLNVTAENADWINRDRFVLSAGHGSALLYSLLHTAGFDVTMDDLKNFRQLNSKTPGHPEVKHTEGVEATTGPLGQGVAQAVGMAIAETHTAALYNTDDHKVIDHYTYAIVSDGDLMEGIAYEATSFAGKQELGKLIFLYDSNDISLDGDLNKAFVEDIKGRFEAIGWQYLLVNDGNDLNSIEQAIATAKANTNQPTIIEVKTIIGFGSVNEGTHKVHGSPLGSEDWEQTKVKYGWDYEAFTVPEEAQKLFKVKVQQRGKEAYTAWEALFADYQQANPELAANMLKAFAGELPEDYAKELDYQPAGTKASATRASSGKAIQVLAKGVPQLWGGAADLSSSNKTMNESSEDFMPDNRAGRNIWFGVREFAMAGILNGVMLHGGTKIYGGTFFIFTDYLKAAVRLAALSQLPVIYVMTHDSVAVGEDGPTHEPIEQLAAFRAVPNLNLIRPADANETFAAWKIALESTDRPTMLALSRQDLPVIETTFDLAEEGVRKGAYVVSPATADQAEGILIATGSEVSLAVQAQAALKEEGIDVSVVSMPAQNIFDEQSAEYKESVLPSAVRHRMSIEMGATFGWGKYVGLDGLSLGIDRFGASGKGEEVVEYFGFTVDNIVSEYKKAFNK